CGCAATCATCCCGATGCTCGACACCGCAGCCGAGCTCGGCAAGGCATCGAGCCTGGGCACCGGCGGCAACGACCGCGACGTCGTTCCCCTGGTCCGCGTCGACCCTCAATACCCGCCCCGGGCAAAGCAGCGAGGGATCGAGGGATACGTGGACATCGAGTTCACCATTGGTCCGGCCGGAACCGTCAAGGACCCGAAGATCATTGGAGCCTATCCTCAGGGTGTATTTGAGCAGAACGCGCTGCGTGCCGTGCGTCGTTGGCGCTACAACGCAATGATGGTGGACGGAGAACCGGTGGCTCGCCACGGAGTCCAGGTGAGAATCCGATTCGAACTGTAAGGGCACTGAATCATGCACACCCTCAAACAGAAACTTCAGCGGCTTTGGTTCGCAATGCTGCTCGCGCTTGTGGGGACGAACTCGGCACTTGCGGCCGAAGTTGGAACCGAGACTTCGGCACCCGCTGTCGCTGCGGTTCCGGCAATTGATCTCGATGC
The Myxococcales bacterium genome window above contains:
- a CDS encoding TonB family protein, whose translation is MAIRLPVAILLACVVTFGLFWGMQALVSVSGELKEGTTSPSLEFVRLKRDSKPIEKKREPPKREKPKQQPPPPEIDLAKNINPSSAVGAIIPMLDTAAELGKASSLGTGGNDRDVVPLVRVDPQYPPRAKQRGIEGYVDIEFTIGPAGTVKDPKIIGAYPQGVFEQNALRAVRRWRYNAMMVDGEPVARHGVQVRIRFEL